The genome window GGGTATGAGGTGAGCAGCAGGCATTCCATCCTCAGGGAGTCAGGGAGGGAGCACAGTAGGTCATGGGCCTGACTCACGGATACCAGGCTTCTCCACGCGGACAGAGAGAAAGGCACTGCTCATCGCTGAGAGGACAGAGTGCAGGAGTGCTGAAGTGGAGAGGAGTCAGGCAGGCAGTGGGCGAGCCCTCCTGTGGGGAAAGCCAGGGCTGGGAGAGGATGAGGCAAGGGATGAGGATGAGGCACCCTGACAGGGCTGGTTTTCAGGGAGCTCTGTCCTTCACCTCACAGGTACAACATAGGAAGAACACAGATAGTGTCCGTGATGTTGCCAGAGGATGCTGAGAAGCTGCTCCGGGTGGAGAGCAAACACCCTCACCGGATGCACCTGGAGCCCTGGGTGGCCCACAGAGAACGCCGTGGCCTGAGACGTGGCGTGTTCTTGCTGTGAGTGGACCCCGGGAGCGAGAAGGGAGGCGAGATTGGTGGCCCAGACACAGGACACGGATCCTGCTTGAGTGGGGGAATGGAGACCAGTCACTGCCAAGCACGGGTTGGTAGCATGCCACGTAGATCCTGggtctgaggaggaaggaggtggcaAGAGGAATGCCTCTTAGTCCCAAACGCCTGCTCTAAGCAGCCTTTTCCAGGGTGTGGCTCTCCTTCCTGTCAGTTTCAAAGTTGGCCCAAGAAGGGGAGCCATGGCTCAGGGCCACAGCCAGATTCTGCCACAGCCTGATGTCCAGCGGTGCAGTCTGCCTTTTTTTAGGGGCAATTTCACTCACAGAGACGTGAAGGGTGGGGAACACGAAGGTGCAGTTCCTGTGGGCTCACCACTGAACACTGTCAGGTGGTAAGACGAGAGAGGACCCTTCTGCAGCTGGCTGCACATCTGGAGAACTAGGCAAGGACTCCTGGTTCTTAGAGTGGATAGGCTGCAAAGAGGTCACTGCTAGTTATCGGGAGGTCAAAGGGAACCCAGCTGCACTCAGGCACACCAGTCCATGTCAGAGGGAATTCTTTGGGAAATGGACACGGGGGTGAGGCACTTAACAAAGGGAGTCTGGCAGGGAGGCCTGATGCAAATGGCAGCTGTGGGCAAAATGTGAGCAGGCGACTTTGAGAAATCAGggagccgtgtgtgtgtgtgtgtgtgtgtgtgtgtgtgtgtatgcatgtgtgtatattctTGCATGTGTGTAAATACGTGACCATGTGTTTGTCTCAACATGAAAGCACATGTTGTCTACATCTGTGGCTCTCTGTGTGGGTTTGCACCTTTGAGCATGGCTGCCGTCTTAGTGTTGTGCACACAGGAACTTGAGTGTTTACGCACCTTTTTTGAGGTCCagggtgcacatacatgtgcttGTAATCACCGTCAACGGTTGCGAGCTTTAGCATACAAAGGGACATGTTTTCTGCTTGTGTGACTCAGCGTGTAAGCTCCTGCCTGCCATTTACTGGAGAATCTCCATGGGAGCCTTGTGCCCTGGGCTGCAGTTTGTGGATGCTGAGAGTGGTCCTCTGCTGAGGCTCCTGCCTTAGGGAAGATGGGATCCCTTAACTGAGCTGGGCAAATGCTGATGTCTCAGAGGCCACACAGTCTACAGGCCTGTCAGGGGGAGTGAGCTCAGCCAGGGCTTCCCCCCGGGGGAGGTGGGGGTTGGCATAGGCTGGATGGGCAGAGCTTGACAGCAGTCTCCTTTCCCCCTGGCTGTGGATGTATCAAAACCACCTTCGAGGTTGCTTTGGAAGAAAGGAGTGGGGTCAGGACGTGCGTAGTCTGCCCCTGAGCCCAGCATCTCTTTTCCTCCAATTTCTTTGAGAGTCAGAAAGATGTGTACAGGCCTGGGCCAGGCCTTTCTTGGGCGGTGTCTGTAGCTCTGCTCTGTGCTCTGCAGAAATGGGCCCGAATGGCGCTTCAATAGACTGAGGCTGAACCCAAATGTTCTGTCACCGGAAGCCGTTCAGAAGTTTGTTCCTATGGTGGACACGGTAGCAAGGGACTTCGTGCAGAACATGAAGAAGAGGGTATTCCAGAATACTCGTGGGAGTCTTACCATGGACATCCAGCAAGGCCTCTTCAATTATACCATAGAAGGTATGTGGTCTGGGAAAGGTTCCAGCTTAAGGGAGTCACACAGAGATGTGTGGGAGGGAAAGGTGAGGCAGTCTTGAGGCCAAGGGTTGCCTTTTCTCAGGGATACCATTCTTTTCTGTAGCCAGCAATTTTGCTCTTTTTGGAGAGCGGCTGGGCCTCCTTGGCTATGACCTGAGTCCTGGCAGCCTGAAGTTCATCCACGCCTTACATTCCATGTTCAAGTCTACCACCCAGCTCCTGTTCCTACCCAAGAGCCTGACTCGATGGACGAGCAACCGGGTGTGGAAAGAACATTTTGATGCCTGGGATACCATCTCTGAGTATGGTGAGCACCACTGACCTGGGCAGTGCCACGGGGCAGGAGACAACAGTCAGCTAACTTCTTTTCACCCTTAATTTGGCTAAAATGGGGTCATCACAAATGATGGTGTCTGCTGTTTCCTCTTCTTCCAACATGTTCCTACCAAGTCTATGGGTGAACTGACCCAGAGATAGTGGGAGCAGAGCAGGGGTTTGGTCATGAGGATGGGGGTGTACAACAGGATGCCGTGAGCTGCTTGTATTAAAGCTCCCACTTCACATTTCCAGCCAACAGATGTATCTGGAAGGTGCACCAGGAGCTCAGAATTGGCAGTCCTCAGACCTACAGTGGCATTGTGGCAGAGCTAATATCTCAGGAAGCTTTGCCTCTTGACGCCATCAAAGCCAACTCTATGGAGCTCACCGCTGGGAGTGTAGACACGGTCAGGCCATCCTGTGGGAATCCCCTGTGACTGCCTGTCTGTATCCTCCAGAGCATTTTCCAGATTGTTTCTTCCAGGAGCCTGTAGCCCTTGACTGAAGGCTGTGTCTAGAGGTGTGCCAGGAAGAGGGAGATCTTTAGCTGAaggtgcagcagcagcagctcagagaTGAGAGAAAGGGGCAGAGCCATTTgcaagcagcaacacaaagttCATGAAGGTAGCTGGCTGCCTAAAACAAAAGACAGGGAGATAGATGAGGTCAGTTGGGCTGAGGGTCCCATCAAGAAAGGCCATGCATCAGGTCTTACGACAAGGTAGATGAACACAAAGTCAGCATGCCCAAGTGGAGAGTGGGGGCAGGGTGGTGACATCAGGGAGAGATTTAGGGGGCTGTTTCTGTGGGCTGTGCCATACTCAGAAGCATTCTGGACATATGGGCATGAGGGCTCACCCTAGAGCTTCTCAATGAAGCAGAAGGAGATAGGGTGGAAAGCTAGGACCCATTTTAGGCCTGGGCAATGAGGTTAGTGCTGAGGGGCCTGTGGACAGCCAAGGTCAATCAAACACTGGGAATGTAGACATCAGTGGTGGAGTACCCCTAAGTGACACGGAAGCCCTACCCCACTGGGTACTGGAGCAAGCTGTGAGCACCAGACACTGAAGATGCTGAGATAGTGGCCAGGACTGGGAGAATGCCTGGACTGGGAGAGTGGCCAGGCCAGTGGCCTGTCCCTCAGGACTTAGGGCAAGGATTCCAGGTAAACACTAGGGCAATGAGTCACGGCTCTCAGTGTTCTACCCTGCTATGGCCTTACACTTTTCTCAGAGAGGGGCATTCTCATGGTAGGGGTTCCCCTTGTGGAGGACTAGAGAAGAGTGTATGAGATTGCTCTCTGTCTCCTGCAGACAGCAATCCCCTTGGTAATGACCCTTTTCGAGTTGGCTCGGAACCCAGATGTTCAGCAGGCCCTTCGGCAGGAGAGCCTGGCAGCTGAGGCCAGCATTGCTGCCAATCCTCAGAGGCTTAAGTCAGAATTGCCTCTGCTGCAGGCTGCCCTTAAAGAGACCTTGAGGTAGGTGCTGCCTGCACCTTCCCTGCCTTTCTGTGCCCTCTTTTAGGTGGGAGGAGGACAGCCAtgttctttgttctttctatGCTATTGTTCCTCTGGAGGTTGCCTGAGTTCAGCGGAGCCAGGAACCACACCTCTGGAGGATCTGAGGGAGGAGGGTGCATGTGTGGACAGGAGAAGCCCTTCATCTCTGAGGCCTCTCCTATTGCTTCCTCTCCCCAAGGCTCTATCCTGTTGGTAGTTTTTTGGAGAGAATTCTAAGCTCAGACTTGGTGCTTCAGAACTACCATGTCCCTGCTGGGGTGAGTGATCCTCATACACCCACCAACTGCCCTGTTCTGTATCACCTCAAAGAGGCAGCTGACATCTTGCCCTTGATATCTGCCCACAGACATTGGTCCTGTTTTATCTGTACTCCATGGGCCGAAACCCTGCAGTGTTCCCAAGGCCTGAGCGTTATATGCCTCAGCGCTGGCTGGAGAGGAAGAGGACTTTCCAGCACCTGGCCTTTGGCTTTGGGGTGCGCCAGTGCCTGGGGAGGCGCCTGGCAGAGGTGGAGATGCTGCTCCTGCTGCACCACGTGAGCACTTTGTGTGGGGCCTtgggatgggggttggggggcaGTATTTGGACCAAAAGCAGGGGCCTTCAGGGTCTGTCTGGGGCAGGGCTAGGCCCTCAGGCCTCCACAGGAAGTCCTCTTTGCAGCAAGGTGGTAGCACTAAGCAGCTCGGCAGGAGGCGAGCCAGCGCTCTGCCTTGATGAGGAGGCCAGATAGCATCCTCCCCCACACCCACTCAACACTGTGTTCCAGGTGCTGAAATCCTTCCACGTGGAGACACTAAGGCAAGAGGATGTGCAGATGGTCTACCGCTTTGTTTTGATGCCCAGCTCCAGCCCCCTCCTCACTTTCCGGCTTGCCAGCTAGTCACTTCTGCATCTGGGGTCCCGGTCAGGCCACCTCTTCTGTCTACCTCTTCTATCCTGACACTCAAGGCCACACTTCTTTGCCAACAGGATTTCTTTTGGGTCACACTGTCAGCCTCCAACACCTGTACATGGTTCATAGCTGAAGACCTCCAGGGTGAGGGACTGGCAAGGCCAGGGAAGGGATTGAGAGACTCTTGGTGCCAACAAGAAATCTCTGCTGGGTTATTTTTCCCATCCTTTCCAGTAgcgcgtgtgcgcgcgtgcgcgcacacacatacacacacggatTTGTGGGGACAGAAAGATAGATATATGATAGgcagttagatagatagatagacatacatacatatgttcataggtacatagatacatagatgcatAGACAGATATCTCTGTGTTTTGGTTAACGTGGCTTGACAGTGGAGTTGGAACAGATGAGCTGGTGAGTCAGTACAGCATATTTAAGAGTAGGGACATCTGCCCTCGCTAAggactgggtggtggtggcatcaGAGATGCAGGAGGACCCCTGGAGCCTGATAACGTGTGAACTTCCTACCAGGATGGTTGCCTTCTTCCAGGAGGTCAAGGTGCTGACTGACTTCTGCCAGTGCCCCCTGGACAAAGCTTTAATCTCCTGAATCGTGAAAGTGGCTCAGAGCACACGCATTTTGCAGGCTTCCTTTCAGCTGTgaatttaaaggaaagaaaagttttgGCCAAGAACAACTATTTCACAGGATCAGGGGAAGTACTGAAGCCCATCTACCTGAGCTTTGTGTGATAGTCTCCGAAGTATGAGCCAGTGTGGAGATGGGGCCTTTAACCAGGTAATTCATGTAAAATGAGGCTACTGAGTTGTGCCTAATCCAATCCCCCAGACTGCctcacagagagagagtgaggtTACAGGCCCACAGAGGCAGCCTCCATGAAGTTGGTCTTCTGTAAGCCATGAAAAGAAGTCAGGGAATTTCTGCTCTCTTAGTTCCTTCACTCAGTCTCTCACCTCCTTGCTTGTGAAAAATGAtcttctgttgttgaagtcctaGTTTAAAgtcttttgttgtgatggtaaTAGCCATTATGACCTTCTAAGCACAAACTATCTGTGGTTAATAgtcccctaacacacacacatacacacacatgcacacacacacacacacacacacaaatccagctcATGGCACTACTGTGAGGTGGTGAATATTATGGGGTATAGTTCAATAGGCAAGAATCTGGGTCTCAGGGGTATGTTCTTGAAGGGGCTGTTGTGGGGAGCAGTCTGGGATTCAGCTCTCTCATTTTCTGAGGAGTCAGCCTGTGTGTCACAAtgataaattttttaatattagtagtTTAAAAATTAGTGCACAAAACATTGGTTCCATTGTGATGTTCTTATGTGTTCACGGCTAATCTTGATTTCCACTTATTGATATGGCTCTATTCCTGGGAAAACCTAAAGACTTCACAAAGCTCCGAGCTTATTATTGCATTTAAGAGAGTGACAAGAATACTGCGCATCCACACTGAACTTTCTCaggcaaaaaaacccaaaaaaatctCTTCACTTAGAGTTACTCAAAATACCCCTTAGGTATAAACTAGCTAGGGAAGTGAAAACTGACAATAgtaagatgcccaatcctcattcagaaaggcaaagaggatggacattggaagagggagaaaacagggaacaggacaggagcctaccacagagggcctctgaaagactctaccctgtagggtatcaaaggagatgctgagactcataaccaaactttgggcagagtgcagggaatcttatgaaagaaggaggagatagaaatacctggaggggacaggagctccataaggagagcaacagaaccaaaaaatctgggcaaagaggtcttttctgagactgatactccaactaaggaccattcatggagataacctagaacccctgcacagatgtagcccatggcagctcagtgtccaagtgagttccctagaaatgggaatagtgactgtctctgacatgaactcagtggctggctctttggtcacctcccactgagggagtagcagccttaccaggccacagaggaagacaatgcagccagtcctaatgagatctgatagactcatcagatggtaggggaggaggacctcccttatcagtggactgggggaggggcatgggaggagaaatggaggggaggtgggaatgggagaggacaagggacagggctacagatgggatacaaagtgaataaactgtaataaataaataaatttaaaaaaagaaattacaaaaaagaattaaacaaGAACTGAGATTAATGATCTGCATTTAGAATTTCTCTCTGAGTGCtgattttgttgttactgagttTTACTGTGCTgtgttttaatttccttttgggCCAGACGTTTTCTGATTTCCCAATTCCTACTTTAACTCTTGGTGTTTGGTATGTGTTTGTTATGTTCTTTGCAATTGAGACTTTCCATTCTTACTTGCAGCATTTATTTCTAGCCTTGTTTGCCTCTGTGTCTATAAAAGATGTGCCCATAATGTCATGAGatctacatatacacacattcgcTTGCTTGATTTGCTTGTGCTCATCTTGATTTCTCCACTTTTACAAGTGTAGGACGTCCTGCTTAGGGAATGGTCCTGCCTACGGTGGGCTGGGTCTTTCCACATCAATCAACATCATTAAGACGTAGACATGCCCATGAGCCAACCAATGCAGACAATCCCTTATTGAGACCCTCTTTCCAGGTGAATCTAGACTGTATCAAGTCGACAGTTAGAGCCAGCTATCCCAAGGGATACAGTTAATTGTGTTAGGGGAGGCACAGGAATAGCGACTTTGTGGTAGCAGGAGCCTGAGGCTTGGACTCCTCATCTCTTTATATCTTGATAGAACAGGAGACAGAAAACACGCATAAAACACATTTTATGCATGGGGCCAGacaaataaagacaaataaatcTTAAGGCTTTTCCTCCAGATAACCTTTTTCTCCAGCTAGGCCTTACCTCCTCAGTGTTCTTCCAGATCCAGAGCCGTTAGctggggatcaagtgttcaaatacgCAAGCCCGTGGGGACATTTCACAGCCAAACCATAGCACTCTGTCCTTGACTCCAAAATGCCCATAGGTCACAATGCAAAGGGTTTCCAGTTCTCTTTAAAAATCCCTGGGACTTAGCAGTTGTAATACTTTTCAAAAATCCAAAGTCTTTTCTGGGACCCAAGGCCATCTGATaactatttagaaaaaaaaaaaatcaccaagtaATGCATTCTCACATCCAAAGGCTCAGAGTAATGGTCTCCGGTCTAAAAAGGAGAAATGGGGGCTGTCCTGGtttcatttctgctgctgtgataaaatagcccaacaaaaagcaacttaggcggaaaagggtttgtttggcttacaattccaagTTACAGCCTATCATGGAGGGAACGTCAAGGAAGGAACTTTGAATGGCTAGTCACATCAT of Meriones unguiculatus strain TT.TT164.6M chromosome 8, Bangor_MerUng_6.1, whole genome shotgun sequence contains these proteins:
- the LOC110562757 gene encoding cytochrome P450 11B2, mitochondrial isoform X1, translated to MVMALRVKAGMWLARPWQCLHSRRALGTTAAPAPKTPQPFEAIPQYSRNKWLKMLQILREQGQENLHLEMNQAFQELGPIFRYNIGRTQIVSVMLPEDAEKLLRVESKHPHRMHLEPWVAHRERRGLRRGVFLLNGPEWRFNRLRLNPNVLSPEAVQKFVPMVDTVARDFVQNMKKRVFQNTRGSLTMDIQQGLFNYTIEASNFALFGERLGLLGYDLSPGSLKFIHALHSMFKSTTQLLFLPKSLTRWTSNRVWKEHFDAWDTISEYANRCIWKVHQELRIGSPQTYSGIVAELISQEALPLDAIKANSMELTAGSVDTTAIPLVMTLFELARNPDVQQALRQESLAAEASIAANPQRLKSELPLLQAALKETLRLYPVGSFLERILSSDLVLQNYHVPAGTLVLFYLYSMGRNPAVFPRPERYMPQRWLERKRTFQHLAFGFGVRQCLGRRLAEVEMLLLLHHVLKSFHVETLRQEDVQMVYRFVLMPSSSPLLTFRLAS
- the LOC110562757 gene encoding cytochrome P450 11B2, mitochondrial isoform X2; translated protein: MALRVKAGMWLARPWQCLHSRRALGTTAAPAPKTPQPFEAIPQYSRNKWLKMLQILREQGQENLHLEMNQAFQELGPIFRYNIGRTQIVSVMLPEDAEKLLRVESKHPHRMHLEPWVAHRERRGLRRGVFLLNGPEWRFNRLRLNPNVLSPEAVQKFVPMVDTVARDFVQNMKKRVFQNTRGSLTMDIQQGLFNYTIEASNFALFGERLGLLGYDLSPGSLKFIHALHSMFKSTTQLLFLPKSLTRWTSNRVWKEHFDAWDTISEYANRCIWKVHQELRIGSPQTYSGIVAELISQEALPLDAIKANSMELTAGSVDTTAIPLVMTLFELARNPDVQQALRQESLAAEASIAANPQRLKSELPLLQAALKETLRLYPVGSFLERILSSDLVLQNYHVPAGVLKSFHVETLRQEDVQMVYRFVLMPSSSPLLTFRLAS